A single Triticum dicoccoides isolate Atlit2015 ecotype Zavitan chromosome 2A, WEW_v2.0, whole genome shotgun sequence DNA region contains:
- the LOC119355282 gene encoding glutamate decarboxylase 2-like produces MVLTHVQSDEAAASAAVFASRYVQEPVPSYELGARSISKDAAYQIIHDELLLDGSPRLNLASFVTTWMEPECDRLILEGMNKNYADMDEYPVTTELQNRCVNIIARLFNAPVGAGETAVGVGTVGSSEAIMLAGLAFKRRWQNRRKAEGKPYDKPNIVTGANVQVCWEKFARYFEVELKEVKLSEGCYVMDPDKAVEMVDENTICVAAILGSTLTGEFEDVKRLNDLLAAKNKRTRWDTPIHVDAASGGFIAPFLYPELEWDFRLPLVKSINVSGHKYGLVYPGVGWVIWRNKEDLPDELIFHINYLGADQPTFTLNFSKGSSQIIAQYYQFLRLGFEGYKNVMENCMESARTLREGLLRTGRFDVISKEDGVPLVAFTFRGIRDGSLAFKLSANLRRFGWIVPAYTMPANLEHMTVLRVVVREDFGRPLAERFLSHVRMALSELDLAAKGPVPKMRLTIELGPARSAKEEASVKVVKREAVSGHRSVSLVSGKTKGVC; encoded by the exons ATGGTTCTGACGCATGTTCAGAGCGACGAGGCGGCCGCGTCGGCCGCCGTGTTCGCGTCGAGGTACGTGCAGGAGCCGGTCCCGAGCTACGAGCTCGGGGCGAGGTCGATCTCCAAGGACGCGGCGTACCAGATCATCCACGACGAGCTGCTGCTGGACGGCAGCCCGCGGCTGAACCTGGCGTCCTTCGTCACCACCTGGATGGAGCCCGAGTGCGACCGGCTCATCCTCGAGGGCATGAACAAGAACTACGCCGACATGGACGAGTACCCCGTCACCACCGAGCTCCAG AACCGGTGCGTGAACATCATAGCGCGGCTGTTCAACGCGCCGGTAGGCGCCGGCGAGACTGCCGTCGGGGTCGGCACGGTCGGGTCCTCGGAGGCAATAATGCTCGCCGGCCTGGCGTTCAAGCGGCGCTGGCAGAACCGGCGGAAGGCGGAGGGGAAGCCATACGACAAGCCCAACATTGTCACGGGAGCCAATGTTCAG GTGTGCTGGGAGAAGTTCGCGCGCTACTTCGAGGTGGAGCTCAAGGAGGTGAAGCTGAGCGAAGGGTGCTACGTGATGGACCCGGACAAGGCCGTGGAGATGGTGGACGAGAACACCATCTGCGTCGCCGCCATCCTCGGCTCCACCCTCACCGGCGAGTTCGAGGACGTCAAGCGCCTCAACGACCTCCTCGCCGCCAAGAACAAGCGAACAAG GTGGGACACCCCGATCCACGTGGACGCGGCGAGCGGCGGGTTCATCGCGCCGTTCCTGTACCCCGAGCTGGAGTGGGACTTCCGGCTGCCGCTGGTGAAGAGCATCAACGTCAGCGGCCACAAGTACGGCCTCGTCTACCCCGGCGTCGGATGGGTGATATGGCGCAACAAGGAGGATCTCCCCGACGAGCTCATCTTCCACATCAACTACCTCGGCGCCGACCAGCCAACCTTCACGCTCAACTTCTCCAAAG GGTCCAGCCAAATCATCGCACAATATTACCAATTTCTTCGGCTAGGTTTCGAG GGGTACAAGAATGTGATGGAGAACTGCATGGAGAGCGCCAGAACGCTCCGGGAGGGGCTCCTGCGCACGGGGCGTTTCGACGTCATCTCCAAGGAAGACGGCGTGCCACTGGTGGCCTTCACCTTCAGGGGCATCAGGGACGGCTCGCTGGCGTTCAAGCTGTCGGCGAACCTGCGCCGGTTCGGGTGGATTGTGCCGGCGTACACGATGCCGGCGAACCTGGAGCACATGACGGTGCTCCGTGTGGTCGTCCGGGAGGACTTCGGCCGGCCGCTCGCCGAGAGGTTCCTGTCGCACGTGCGCATGGCGCTGAGCGAGCTGGACCTGGCGGCCAAGGGCCCCGTGCCCAAGATGAGGCTCACCATCGAGCTCGGTCCGGCCAGGAGCGCCAAGGAGGAGGCGTCCGTCAAGGTCGTCAAGAGGGAGGCGGTGTCCGGTCACAGGAGCGTGTCGCTTGTTTCCGGGAAGACGAAGGGTGTGTGCTAA